DNA sequence from the Synechococcus sp. UW179A genome:
CCCAACAGGCTGGTGGCCCGTTCCTCCTCAGGAGAGGAGATCAGCATCACAGCTTTGATCAAGACCCAGGGTTCAGACACCAAACTCGTCGGGCAAATGCAACCGTGTGAGGAGGCATTTGGACTCAGTCGCCAACGGCTGGGCAACGCTGAGATCCCTTCTCTCGTCAGCCAGATCGCAGACGGAGAGAACGGTGGAGTGATGATGAATGAATTTCCGGAGGCCTTCCGCCAGGCCAATCACCGCATTCGCGACAGCAACCATGACACAACCGCCCTGAACGGATCGGAATATCTCGAGCAACTGGACGCCTTGGGACTGAAGACGAGCGACCTTCCCCGTATTCAAGCCGTTCATCAGCATCGTTTGTGGCAGAAGGCGGATGAATCGGGTGGCGTGGATAGCGTTATTGCAGCCATCGATGAGCTCAGCTCAGCCAACGACGGTTTTTCAATGGAAGGCGCTTCATGGACCAACAACCTCAGCTGGGTTGAGGGGTACGACAATGTGCTCCAACCGATGCAGCGCCTCAGCGCACGCTTTCATCAGCAGTTCGATCAGCAGCTCTCGGAGCAACCCCGCTTGTCGCAGTCGCCAGCCTTCCGAGATGCCTTGTTGCATCTACTACTTCTAGAAACCAGCTGCTTCAGGTACTGGGGACAGGGCCAATGGACCCAGTACGCAACTGACATCTACGACCAGGGAATGGAAGCTTTAAATCGATCGTTTGATCTTTCAACAGGTCCTATTGCAGGGGATAAGTAAAAGTTGAACCCCCTTTCTCACAGCACTACGTAGACATACACCACTTGACTTGATCGGCGCTGCACTAAAAAGAGATCGCACATGGCGCACCCAAACCTCCTTCTGAATGAAGAAAGAAATGGGCACTGGAGCACTTACCCGCATGGAGGTAGCAGCCACATGGCCTATGCACTGGGATCGACCTGCATGGCGGTTGTGAAGGACCTGCCCCCTGAACCGTCGACGTCGCCGGCATCGTCATTGGCTAAAAAAGCCCCACTCATGAGAGCGAGGCGTTGCGTTGAGGCAGCTTGACTTAGAGGGCGCAGCCGTCACCCCCGCTTAGCGGACTGATCATCTGTTCATCAGCTTTGCGGCCAATGCCCCATATAAGGGAGTGCAAACAATGCGGCTGATACTGCAAAAAGTGAAAAGCCAGCCAAAAGACTGTAAGTGAATGTAGTCATTTTGGTTAATCCAGACTCTATTTTGGTTTTAAACAGGTTCGTGAATTCTGGTGGTAGATAATCAATAACCGCCATGTGCCTCTTGCACCTTGCCTCGCATGCAGTTTTGCCGCACCCATGTTTCATTTTCTCAAACACACGAGTTTCATCGGAGACCTTCCAAGACCCATTCGACCCACCCATACACATGACCTAGTGCAGCCGTACAACTGCAGTGAGCGCGATGGAGCAGTGGGATTTTGTGGATACGTGTGAGCTGCAGAACTGGCAAGAAGCCCTGATCTGCCTGACTTGCCAGCACTTCGCATATGGCGTTAAAGGCCACTGCCGAACGATGGTGGCCTGCAATCTCAGGCAGCAGCAGCAATCAACTCCGACTCTCTGGCGTTGGTGCCGCAGTGCTGCATACAAGCCACGCGCTTGTTGGCCCATGAAATGAGAAATCTCTCGCCCATTCAGCACAATGCGATCAGCCGCATACGCATAGCGTTGGTTACACAACTAAGACCTAACGCCAAAAAACTGTTCGCGAAAGATCAGAAGGGTCCTACAAAAAACAGCGAATCAGCATCCAAGACATCAAGGAAAAATTATCCAACAAAATGGCTACATAATCTTCTGAAAAAGTATGAATTACCCTCGAAAACAATAACCACAAACTCATCAGACCCAACAACACCCTCATACTCAACACAAAAAGAATCAACAAACTGATCAGCCGTTTTAATTCCGTTTTGGTTCAAAAGAGTGACAAATGAATTGTTCTGATCTTCTCCAAGAATGTAATCAGTATGATCAGCAATCTCATCGATCAGCAGCTGTTCCTCCTCAGGCTTTGCCTCATACCAGTCGGCATACCTTTGACGCTCTTTGAGCGATTCACGCGAGAGACCTCCACTCATCAGTGGGCCTTGATCGCTGAGATGAAGTCAGACACGCCTTGTTCAGTAAGGGTATGGATCATTGGAGTTTCACAGTGCTGTTGCTGGCCTGAGCAGCTGACGTTTCACCCGATCAGGCGGCAACCGCACCGAAACGAATCAGCAGCCAGAGCTGCTGATTCAAAGACGACCGGCGCGATCACCCAACTCATCAGGCAGAGCGGGAGCGACGACGAACCACCCGGCGACCGTCAGGTGTCTGTTCGACCTCGGGAGCAGAGTCTGCCGACTTGGTCACGTCTTGCCCTTCAGGCTCGTTCTCTGGGGGTTCCTGTTCAGCGATCACGCCGACCACCACAGCAGCCTGCACCTGGTCATGCAGATCGCCAATCACCATTAAGGCTTTGAGCGTGAGCTCAAGCCGAGACTCCCTCGGCAGGCCTGGACGCAGTTTCTTGACTGAGCCCCAGAGCTCAAGCGCCACCTCTCTGAGGAGTTCCTTGTCTGCCATTCGAGCCCGATGCGATCCATCTA
Encoded proteins:
- a CDS encoding TIGR03894 family protein gives rise to the protein MADKELLREVALELWGSVKKLRPGLPRESRLELTLKALMVIGDLHDQVQAAVVVGVIAEQEPPENEPEGQDVTKSADSAPEVEQTPDGRRVVRRRSRSA
- a CDS encoding glycosyl hydrolase family 57, producing the protein MPAGPNGDLISHLQYMLEHPDEGDNHNAEPFAHCYRRMADLIPELIQEGCDPRIMLDYSGNLLWGVTQMGRRDITEALHYLACDEEMNRHVEWLGTFWSHAVAPSTPIPDLALQVSAWQHQFTDLFGDSALQRVRGFSLPEMHLPNHPDTLFALVNSLLEAGYHWLLVQEHSVEQLDGSPLSSQQRFVPNRLVARSSSGEEISITALIKTQGSDTKLVGQMQPCEEAFGLSRQRLGNAEIPSLVSQIADGENGGVMMNEFPEAFRQANHRIRDSNHDTTALNGSEYLEQLDALGLKTSDLPRIQAVHQHRLWQKADESGGVDSVIAAIDELSSANDGFSMEGASWTNNLSWVEGYDNVLQPMQRLSARFHQQFDQQLSEQPRLSQSPAFRDALLHLLLLETSCFRYWGQGQWTQYATDIYDQGMEALNRSFDLSTGPIAGDK